The following are from one region of the Lineus longissimus chromosome 19, tnLinLong1.2, whole genome shotgun sequence genome:
- the LOC135502733 gene encoding dyslexia-associated protein KIAA0319-like protein isoform X2: MACTVNKNSLMWCGLLVPSMAMRFRMCWITIMLVVMNFVIGSHANLCTNPSLPAINKVTFEHSTPKGGMAAGNYTKDPYALDFASCVISCCEQPSCNVVFMFDTVCYLIECNVSDPSGCDPKYRKDDKFQKTYVVLVREIADYTYSTTTTPSYDNEANQNGSQGKMNTLLSEIASKLKKHKMNNSSFESLNNVTANMRNISASDNVTASTVTDGVNAQPNVTLSPAASEAPDVVNSTTTSGEASTPSETSPKSPESTAETNEVNSVNRSPVDDMTPMFSDSLKNSSESHTTEMKPVESTTAGSDNVTATGPPKPEFKGSNFSTSSPVNTTGVSSAENSTTLVGTKTSVVENTTGDAGHTSVTETPTSATEAHSGVTKNSSGTTAPDVPPSTTPGTDETHTPSSTESPSSTVTSQGADTTKTTDAEKAADLLSSLKGLLNNDTYAGKSKLNHSADNITVAPPSSHRENHVSSGTSTTKVSPTVKPTTANLEALIKELTDLVNSHNTQSVNKKPKEPDHTQESPKSTTNAASSLPSRKKDISCIYGLKDECEPHEECTPKNSRTRSGLCHCVEGYTRDTASGWCLSDSRERTSGTTADQSSMLPTPEKKSGNTSGTPPPTTTTTKITPTSPPGSVTTVSSENKQSKTVNPGVMQLVVSAGKNQKIQLPKNEATLSAYVVPEAAEGEPYQYLWTLIAHPDGAETGTMQGKNTNKLKLSNVIAGLYTFEVEVTAPGKYGKSTVNVTVLPVTRINQSPVAVIKPPFQEIQLPNSAVLDGSESTDDDKIVKYNWEEVLGPLEEQKLENSDKPMLMLPKLAPGKYRFKLTVTDSDGATDSTVANVTALKEVDYPPQANAGSNIIISLPQNSAILYGNKSTDDHGIVGYEWIKKSDGKNELTADVKGVRSPNLQLNNLEVGDYTFTLKVTDTGGMTSTADVHVFVRPEQNQPPLANAGEDTDVILPKTSAILDGSKSTDDQQIVRYQWTQISGPGGLAIQDADKAVATVTNLKLGDYQFRLTVFDVEKVQAEDSVKIHVKENGNLAPTADAGGDKIVYLPRHTIFVDGSKSTDDKGITDWLWTRDDASLAAGDIANGSDHQPILQVTNIVAGRYVFILKVTDADGLNNIDTASIIVRQDKEIKNLVEVHVKADLKTFTEANKKSWANQLGLLLHKPSQSGDTQIEIQHIEQWNGDMVIYFYVYIAGRASREIWSGPSVVSILKEKLTKQADMLYYAVSFIDTVVCQNNCSGHGTCDPGTKRCLCDPFWMENFFKAHFLYREYNCDWSILYVIIVAFLIVVALGAFFWSIVCLIRRYRRMRPRKRHRYQLLEEFDDKNSMSMKPKGKMQNSSLMVSESDATSDEETIFVNSKKANGHLRKTNGFLKHTKKLKA, from the exons ATGGCGTGTACAGTAAATAAAAATTCATTAATGTGGTGTGGACTATTGGTGCCCTCAATGGCCATGAGATTCAGAATGTGTTGGATTACGATTATGTTGGTGGTGATGAACTTTGTTATAG GTTCACACGCCAACCTTTGCACCAATCCCTCGCTTCCCGCCATTAACAAAGTGACATTTGAACATTCCACGCCGAAGGGGGGCATGGCCGCGGGGAACTACACAAAGGATCCTTACGCCCTTGATTTTGCGAGCTGCGTAATCTCATGTTGCGAGCAGCCATCTTGTAACGTTGTGTTTATGTTCGATACGGTTTGTTATCTGATCGAGTGCAATGTTTCTGATCCGTCGGGATGTGATCCAAAGTATCGAAAAGATGACAAGTTCCAGAAGACATATGTCGTATTGGTGCGGGAAATTGCAG ATTACACGTACTCCACCACCACAACGCCCTCTTACGACAATGAAGCAAACCAGAACGGTTCGCAAGGTAAAATGAATACTCTCCTGTCCGAGATTGCTTCGAAGTTAAAAAAGCACAAGATGAACAATTCCTCATTTGAGAGTTTGAATAACGTAACTGCGAATATGAGAAATATCAGTGCATCTGACAATGTGACTGCTAGCACAGTAACTGATGGCGTAAACGCTCAGCCTAATGTAACGCTTAGTCCTGCTGCCTCTGAGGCTCCTGATGTTGTTAACAGCACTACGACTTCTGGAGAGGCATCTACTCCGAGTGAGACATCACCAAAGTCACCAGAGAGCACAGCCGAAACTAACGAAGTGAATAGTGTGAATCGCAGCCCAGTGGATGATATGACGCCAATGTTTTCCGATTCTCTGAAAAATAGCAGTGAAAGTCATACGACAGAGATGAAACCAGTGGAAAGTACTACGGCTGGTTCCGACAACGTTACAGCGACTGGTCCTCCTAAACCAGAATTTAAAGGCAGCAACTTTTCAACGAGTAGTCCTGTGAATACCACGGGTGTTAGCAGTGCAGAAAACTCGACTACTCTTGTGGGAACTAAGACTAGTGTTGTGGAGAACACTACTGGTGATGCAGGCCACACCAGTGTTACAGAAACTCCCACGAGTGCTACTGAAGCACATTCTGGAGTCACAAAGAATAGCTCAGGTACTACAGCACCAGACGTCCCACCAAGTACGACACCAGGGACAGACGAGACTCATACTCCCAGTAGTACTGAGTCACCGAGCAGTACAGTGACATCTCAAGGAGCTGACACGACAAAGACGACGGATGCAGAGAAGGCCGCAGATCTGTTGAGCTCTTTGAAAGGCTTGCTAAACAATGACACCTATGCTGGTAAGAGTAAGCTAAATCATAGTGCAGATAACATCACTGTGGCGCCCCCTAGTAGCCATAGAGAGAACCATGTATCATCGGGGACAAGTACGACCAAGGTTTCCCCGACTGTAAAGCCTACCACAGCAAATTTGGAAGCGCTGATCAAAG AACTAACTGATCTGGTCAACAGTCATAATACGCAATCCGTCAACAAAAAACCCAAAGAACCCGACCATACTCAGGAATCTCCAAAATCGACGACGAACGCAGCGTCAAGTCTTCCATCGAGAAAGAAAGATATCTCGTGTATCTATGGCCTCAAGGATGAGTGTGAGCCCCATGAGGAGTGCACGCCCAAGAATTCTCGGACGCGCTCTGGGTTGTGTCATTGTGTTGAGGGGTACACGAGGGATACAGCGTCTGGCTGGTGTCTGTCTGACTCCCGGGAACGTACGTCAGGGACGACGGCTGATCAGTCATCTATGCTG CCGACTCCAGAGAAGAAGAGCGGTAACACCTCAGGGACACCCCCaccaacaacgacaacaacgaaaATTACACCAACCTCGCCACCAG GTTCTGTTACCACGGTTTcctctgaaaataaacaatCAAAAACCGTCAACCCAGGAG TGATGCAGTTGGTCGTGTCTGCCGGCAAGAACCAGAAGATTCAGCTACCGAAGAATGAAGCCACATTGTCAGCATACGTTGTACCAGAGGCAGCAGAAG GTGAGCCGTATCAGTACCTATGGACGCTCATCGCCCACCCAGACGGAGCTGAGACCGGCACAATGCAGGGGAAGAACACCAACAAGCTCAAGCTTTCAAAT GTCATAGCTGGGCTGTATACATTTGAGGTTGAGGTCACAGCCCCTGGCAAGTATGGCAAGTCGACGGTCAATGTCACAGTTTTACCAG TGACGAGAATCAATCAGTCTCCCGTGGCCGTCATCAAACCTCCCTTCCAGGAGATCCAGCTTCCCAACTCGGCTGTCCTCGACGGCTCAGAGAGTACCGATGATGACAAGATTGTGAAATACAACTGGGAGGAGGTGCTGGGCCCGCTCGAGGAACAGAAGTTGGAGAATAGTGATAAACCCATGTTGATGTTACCCAAGCTTGCACCGGGCAAATACAGATTTAA ACTGACTGTTACTGACTCAGATGGAGCAACGGACTCAACAGTTGCGAACGTCACTGCACTGAAAG AGGTTGACTACCCACCGCAGGCGAACGCTGGCTCCAACATTATCATCAGCCTCCCCCAGAACTCAGCCATCCTCTACGGGAACAAGTCAACAGACGATCACGGCATCGTAGGCTACGAATGGATCAAGAAGTCTGACGGCAAGAATGAGCTGACGGCCGATGTGAAAGGTGTGCGGAGCCCGAATCTACAGCTGAATAATTTGGAGGTTGGCGATTATACGTTTACATTGAAAGTGACAGACACCGGAGGAATGACGTCCACGGCAGATGTTCATGTCTTCGTGAGGCCAG AACAAAATCAGCCTCCGTTAGCGAATGCTGGTGAAGATACCGATGTTATCCTACCCAAAACATCGGCCATTTTGGATGGTAGCAAGAGCACGGATGATCAACAGATCGTCAGATACCAGTGGACACAAATCAG TGGCCCTGGAGGTCTAGCGATACAGGATGCAGACAAAGCAGTCGCCACGGTCACCAACCTCAAACTTGGAGACTACCAGTTCCGGCTGACAGTGTTTGATGTGGAGAAGGTTCAGGCTGAGGACTCGGTCAAGATTCATGTCAAAGAAA ATGGTAACCTCGCACCCACAGCTGACGCAGGAGGTGATAAAATCGTATACCTTCCACGGCACACGATATTTGTTGATGGGTCAAAATCTACAGATGATAAAGGGATCACTGATTGGCTGTGGACGAGGGACGATGCAAGCTTGGCAGCTGGG GATATTGCCAATGGTTCTGATCACCAGCCTATCCTTCAAGTCACCAACATCGTCGCAGGACGTTACGTCTTCATTCTGAAAGTCACTGACGCAGATGGCTTGAACAACATCGATACTGCGTCCATTATCGTCAGGCAGGATAAAGAGATTAAAAATCTCGTGGAAGTCCATGTTAAAGCCGATCTGAAGACTTTTACTGAGGCAAATAAG AAAAGTTGGGCAAACCAGCTGGGTTTATTATTACACAAACCATCTCAGAGTGGCGACACTCAGATCGAGATACAGCATATTGAACAATGGAATGGCGA TATGGTCATCTATTTCTACGTTTACATTGCTGGGCGGGCAAGCAGGGAGATCTGGTCCGGACCCAGCGTCGTCTCAATATTAAAAGAGAAACTCACAAAGCAAGCTGATATGCTTTATTATGCTGTATCTTTCATAGATACTGTAG TCTGCCAGAATAACTGTTCCGGACACGGGACGTGTGACCCTGGCACCAAAAGGTGTCTCTGTGATCCATTTTGGATGGAGAACTTTTTCAAGGCACATTTTTTATATCGAGAATATAATTGTG ATTGGAGTATTTTATATGTGATCATCGTCGCCTTCCTCATCGTGGTCGCCCTCGGCGCCTTCTTCTGGAGTATCGTTTGTCTGATTCGGCGCTATCGACGCATGCGGCCGAGGAAACGTCATCGTTATCAACTATTGGAGGAGTTTGATGATAAAAATTCTATGAGCATGAAGCCTAAAG GTAAAATGCAGAATAGCAGTCTCATGGTGTCGGAGTCAGATGCAACGAGTGATGAGGAGACCATCTTTGTGAATAGTAAAAAAGCCAATGGGCATTTACGAAAAACCAACGGATTTCTCAAACATACGAAGAAGTTAAAGGCGTAG
- the LOC135502733 gene encoding dyslexia-associated protein KIAA0319-like protein isoform X3, with product MACTVNKNSLMWCGLLVPSMAMRFRMCWITIMLVVMNFVIGSHANLCTNPSLPAINKVTFEHSTPKGGMAAGNYTKDPYALDFASCVISCCEQPSCNVVFMFDTVCYLIECNVSDPSGCDPKYRKDDKFQKTYVVLVREIADYTYSTTTTPSYDNEANQNGSQGKMNTLLSEIASKLKKHKMNNSSFESLNNVTANMRNISASDNVTASTVTDGVNAQPNVTLSPAASEAPDVVNSTTTSGEASTPSETSPKSPESTAETNEVNSVNRSPVDDMTPMFSDSLKNSSESHTTEMKPVESTTAGSDNVTATGPPKPEFKGSNFSTSSPVNTTGVSSAENSTTLVGTKTSVVENTTGDAGHTSVTETPTSATEAHSGVTKNSSGTTAPDVPPSTTPGTDETHTPSSTESPSSTVTSQGADTTKTTDAEKAADLLSSLKGLLNNDTYAGKSKLNHSADNITVAPPSSHRENHVSSGTSTTKVSPTVKPTTANLEALIKDFVLGNGTTNGSKLTDLVNSHNTQSVNKKPKEPDHTQESPKSTTNAASSLPSRKKDISCIYGLKDECEPHEECTPKNSRTRSGLCHCVEGYTRDTASGWCLSDSRERTSGTTADQSSMLPTPEKKSGNTSGTPPPTTTTTKITPTSPPVMQLVVSAGKNQKIQLPKNEATLSAYVVPEAAEGEPYQYLWTLIAHPDGAETGTMQGKNTNKLKLSNVIAGLYTFEVEVTAPGKYGKSTVNVTVLPVTRINQSPVAVIKPPFQEIQLPNSAVLDGSESTDDDKIVKYNWEEVLGPLEEQKLENSDKPMLMLPKLAPGKYRFKLTVTDSDGATDSTVANVTALKEVDYPPQANAGSNIIISLPQNSAILYGNKSTDDHGIVGYEWIKKSDGKNELTADVKGVRSPNLQLNNLEVGDYTFTLKVTDTGGMTSTADVHVFVRPEQNQPPLANAGEDTDVILPKTSAILDGSKSTDDQQIVRYQWTQISGPGGLAIQDADKAVATVTNLKLGDYQFRLTVFDVEKVQAEDSVKIHVKENGNLAPTADAGGDKIVYLPRHTIFVDGSKSTDDKGITDWLWTRDDASLAAGDIANGSDHQPILQVTNIVAGRYVFILKVTDADGLNNIDTASIIVRQDKEIKNLVEVHVKADLKTFTEANKKSWANQLGLLLHKPSQSGDTQIEIQHIEQWNGDMVIYFYVYIAGRASREIWSGPSVVSILKEKLTKQADMLYYAVSFIDTVVCQNNCSGHGTCDPGTKRCLCDPFWMENFFKAHFLYREYNCDWSILYVIIVAFLIVVALGAFFWSIVCLIRRYRRMRPRKRHRYQLLEEFDDKNSMSMKPKGKMQNSSLMVSESDATSDEETIFVNSKKANGHLRKTNGFLKHTKKLKA from the exons ATGGCGTGTACAGTAAATAAAAATTCATTAATGTGGTGTGGACTATTGGTGCCCTCAATGGCCATGAGATTCAGAATGTGTTGGATTACGATTATGTTGGTGGTGATGAACTTTGTTATAG GTTCACACGCCAACCTTTGCACCAATCCCTCGCTTCCCGCCATTAACAAAGTGACATTTGAACATTCCACGCCGAAGGGGGGCATGGCCGCGGGGAACTACACAAAGGATCCTTACGCCCTTGATTTTGCGAGCTGCGTAATCTCATGTTGCGAGCAGCCATCTTGTAACGTTGTGTTTATGTTCGATACGGTTTGTTATCTGATCGAGTGCAATGTTTCTGATCCGTCGGGATGTGATCCAAAGTATCGAAAAGATGACAAGTTCCAGAAGACATATGTCGTATTGGTGCGGGAAATTGCAG ATTACACGTACTCCACCACCACAACGCCCTCTTACGACAATGAAGCAAACCAGAACGGTTCGCAAGGTAAAATGAATACTCTCCTGTCCGAGATTGCTTCGAAGTTAAAAAAGCACAAGATGAACAATTCCTCATTTGAGAGTTTGAATAACGTAACTGCGAATATGAGAAATATCAGTGCATCTGACAATGTGACTGCTAGCACAGTAACTGATGGCGTAAACGCTCAGCCTAATGTAACGCTTAGTCCTGCTGCCTCTGAGGCTCCTGATGTTGTTAACAGCACTACGACTTCTGGAGAGGCATCTACTCCGAGTGAGACATCACCAAAGTCACCAGAGAGCACAGCCGAAACTAACGAAGTGAATAGTGTGAATCGCAGCCCAGTGGATGATATGACGCCAATGTTTTCCGATTCTCTGAAAAATAGCAGTGAAAGTCATACGACAGAGATGAAACCAGTGGAAAGTACTACGGCTGGTTCCGACAACGTTACAGCGACTGGTCCTCCTAAACCAGAATTTAAAGGCAGCAACTTTTCAACGAGTAGTCCTGTGAATACCACGGGTGTTAGCAGTGCAGAAAACTCGACTACTCTTGTGGGAACTAAGACTAGTGTTGTGGAGAACACTACTGGTGATGCAGGCCACACCAGTGTTACAGAAACTCCCACGAGTGCTACTGAAGCACATTCTGGAGTCACAAAGAATAGCTCAGGTACTACAGCACCAGACGTCCCACCAAGTACGACACCAGGGACAGACGAGACTCATACTCCCAGTAGTACTGAGTCACCGAGCAGTACAGTGACATCTCAAGGAGCTGACACGACAAAGACGACGGATGCAGAGAAGGCCGCAGATCTGTTGAGCTCTTTGAAAGGCTTGCTAAACAATGACACCTATGCTGGTAAGAGTAAGCTAAATCATAGTGCAGATAACATCACTGTGGCGCCCCCTAGTAGCCATAGAGAGAACCATGTATCATCGGGGACAAGTACGACCAAGGTTTCCCCGACTGTAAAGCCTACCACAGCAAATTTGGAAGCGCTGATCAAAG ATTTTGTTTTAGGCAATGGAACGACCAATGGGAGCA AACTAACTGATCTGGTCAACAGTCATAATACGCAATCCGTCAACAAAAAACCCAAAGAACCCGACCATACTCAGGAATCTCCAAAATCGACGACGAACGCAGCGTCAAGTCTTCCATCGAGAAAGAAAGATATCTCGTGTATCTATGGCCTCAAGGATGAGTGTGAGCCCCATGAGGAGTGCACGCCCAAGAATTCTCGGACGCGCTCTGGGTTGTGTCATTGTGTTGAGGGGTACACGAGGGATACAGCGTCTGGCTGGTGTCTGTCTGACTCCCGGGAACGTACGTCAGGGACGACGGCTGATCAGTCATCTATGCTG CCGACTCCAGAGAAGAAGAGCGGTAACACCTCAGGGACACCCCCaccaacaacgacaacaacgaaaATTACACCAACCTCGCCACCAG TGATGCAGTTGGTCGTGTCTGCCGGCAAGAACCAGAAGATTCAGCTACCGAAGAATGAAGCCACATTGTCAGCATACGTTGTACCAGAGGCAGCAGAAG GTGAGCCGTATCAGTACCTATGGACGCTCATCGCCCACCCAGACGGAGCTGAGACCGGCACAATGCAGGGGAAGAACACCAACAAGCTCAAGCTTTCAAAT GTCATAGCTGGGCTGTATACATTTGAGGTTGAGGTCACAGCCCCTGGCAAGTATGGCAAGTCGACGGTCAATGTCACAGTTTTACCAG TGACGAGAATCAATCAGTCTCCCGTGGCCGTCATCAAACCTCCCTTCCAGGAGATCCAGCTTCCCAACTCGGCTGTCCTCGACGGCTCAGAGAGTACCGATGATGACAAGATTGTGAAATACAACTGGGAGGAGGTGCTGGGCCCGCTCGAGGAACAGAAGTTGGAGAATAGTGATAAACCCATGTTGATGTTACCCAAGCTTGCACCGGGCAAATACAGATTTAA ACTGACTGTTACTGACTCAGATGGAGCAACGGACTCAACAGTTGCGAACGTCACTGCACTGAAAG AGGTTGACTACCCACCGCAGGCGAACGCTGGCTCCAACATTATCATCAGCCTCCCCCAGAACTCAGCCATCCTCTACGGGAACAAGTCAACAGACGATCACGGCATCGTAGGCTACGAATGGATCAAGAAGTCTGACGGCAAGAATGAGCTGACGGCCGATGTGAAAGGTGTGCGGAGCCCGAATCTACAGCTGAATAATTTGGAGGTTGGCGATTATACGTTTACATTGAAAGTGACAGACACCGGAGGAATGACGTCCACGGCAGATGTTCATGTCTTCGTGAGGCCAG AACAAAATCAGCCTCCGTTAGCGAATGCTGGTGAAGATACCGATGTTATCCTACCCAAAACATCGGCCATTTTGGATGGTAGCAAGAGCACGGATGATCAACAGATCGTCAGATACCAGTGGACACAAATCAG TGGCCCTGGAGGTCTAGCGATACAGGATGCAGACAAAGCAGTCGCCACGGTCACCAACCTCAAACTTGGAGACTACCAGTTCCGGCTGACAGTGTTTGATGTGGAGAAGGTTCAGGCTGAGGACTCGGTCAAGATTCATGTCAAAGAAA ATGGTAACCTCGCACCCACAGCTGACGCAGGAGGTGATAAAATCGTATACCTTCCACGGCACACGATATTTGTTGATGGGTCAAAATCTACAGATGATAAAGGGATCACTGATTGGCTGTGGACGAGGGACGATGCAAGCTTGGCAGCTGGG GATATTGCCAATGGTTCTGATCACCAGCCTATCCTTCAAGTCACCAACATCGTCGCAGGACGTTACGTCTTCATTCTGAAAGTCACTGACGCAGATGGCTTGAACAACATCGATACTGCGTCCATTATCGTCAGGCAGGATAAAGAGATTAAAAATCTCGTGGAAGTCCATGTTAAAGCCGATCTGAAGACTTTTACTGAGGCAAATAAG AAAAGTTGGGCAAACCAGCTGGGTTTATTATTACACAAACCATCTCAGAGTGGCGACACTCAGATCGAGATACAGCATATTGAACAATGGAATGGCGA TATGGTCATCTATTTCTACGTTTACATTGCTGGGCGGGCAAGCAGGGAGATCTGGTCCGGACCCAGCGTCGTCTCAATATTAAAAGAGAAACTCACAAAGCAAGCTGATATGCTTTATTATGCTGTATCTTTCATAGATACTGTAG TCTGCCAGAATAACTGTTCCGGACACGGGACGTGTGACCCTGGCACCAAAAGGTGTCTCTGTGATCCATTTTGGATGGAGAACTTTTTCAAGGCACATTTTTTATATCGAGAATATAATTGTG ATTGGAGTATTTTATATGTGATCATCGTCGCCTTCCTCATCGTGGTCGCCCTCGGCGCCTTCTTCTGGAGTATCGTTTGTCTGATTCGGCGCTATCGACGCATGCGGCCGAGGAAACGTCATCGTTATCAACTATTGGAGGAGTTTGATGATAAAAATTCTATGAGCATGAAGCCTAAAG GTAAAATGCAGAATAGCAGTCTCATGGTGTCGGAGTCAGATGCAACGAGTGATGAGGAGACCATCTTTGTGAATAGTAAAAAAGCCAATGGGCATTTACGAAAAACCAACGGATTTCTCAAACATACGAAGAAGTTAAAGGCGTAG